A genomic segment from Holophagales bacterium encodes:
- a CDS encoding potassium-transporting ATPase subunit F, whose amino-acid sequence MSAESALGLAVSALALAYLLYALLKPERL is encoded by the coding sequence ATGAGCGCTGAGTCCGCCCTCGGTCTCGCCGTGTCGGCACTGGCGCTCGCCTATCTCCTCTACGCGCTCCTGAAACCGGAGAGGCTCTGA
- a CDS encoding winged helix-turn-helix domain-containing protein: MKLTPTEFAILELLATNAGKPVTTARIISRVWRGAPGTTVDVVRVHVGSMRKKVEPDPATPRYVVTEPWVGYRFVAEPLPD, translated from the coding sequence GTGAAGCTCACGCCGACCGAGTTCGCCATTCTCGAGCTCCTCGCGACGAACGCCGGCAAGCCCGTGACGACAGCCCGGATCATCTCGCGCGTCTGGAGGGGGGCACCGGGAACGACGGTCGACGTCGTGCGCGTCCACGTCGGCTCGATGCGGAAGAAGGTCGAGCCCGACCCGGCCACGCCGCGCTACGTCGTCACCGAACCGTGGGTCGGCTACAGGTTCGTCGCCGAGCCGCTCCCGGACTGA
- a CDS encoding APC family permease codes for MSILQAARRLVIGKSRDPLDPRVFHHLSLAAFLAWVGLGADGLSSSCYGPEEAFITLGEHSHLAVFLAIAMTVTIAVISASYAQIISLFPSGGGGYLVATSLLGKGAGVVSGSALVVDYAMTIAMQVAASVAALCSLAPRVVTQKEQLVLALILVTFLIILNLRGVKESVLVLVPIFLLFLVTHVLLIAFGIGGHASAMPEVVAATARETRETWTALGAFGTLALLLRAFSMGGGTYTGIEAISNGLQILKEPRVQTGRRTMLYMAVSLSLTAGGLILCYLLAGVHRVPGRTLNAVLTEKLATEALGPGSLAGGFLLLTLVAEGALLFVGAQAGFLDGPRVLSNMAIDSWVPHRFSLLSDRLVTQNGILVMGGAAIGILLYTGGSIDVIVVMYSINVFLTFSLSQLGMCVHWWKVRREDPAWKRHLAINGLGLSLTATLLAATVLMKFRAGGWVTVLITGSVVGLCVLVRRHYRSLRLLLKRTDDVLTTLKPPKPRDSGSFPRIEPPKRGTPTAVFLVSGFNGLGMHSFLNVQRYFPGYFKHCIFLSVGVVDSASFKGTRELENLRKETERDLVRYVDFARGNGLAAEHHLSVGTDLLDELVDLCLKVKGDWDRPIFFMSKLVFPQENALNRLLHNQTPFALQRRLQMEGMHSVIMPIQSEV; via the coding sequence ATGTCGATCCTCCAGGCCGCCCGGCGACTCGTCATCGGAAAGAGCCGCGACCCCCTCGACCCAAGGGTCTTCCACCACCTCTCCCTCGCAGCCTTCCTCGCCTGGGTCGGTCTCGGGGCGGACGGACTCTCCTCGTCCTGCTACGGCCCGGAAGAGGCGTTCATCACCCTGGGGGAGCACAGCCACCTCGCGGTGTTCCTCGCGATCGCCATGACGGTGACGATCGCCGTCATCTCCGCGTCGTACGCCCAGATCATTTCTCTCTTCCCCTCCGGCGGCGGCGGCTACCTCGTCGCGACGAGCCTCCTCGGGAAGGGGGCGGGCGTCGTGTCGGGCTCGGCCCTCGTCGTCGACTACGCGATGACGATCGCGATGCAGGTGGCGGCTTCGGTCGCAGCCCTCTGCTCCCTCGCGCCGAGGGTCGTGACGCAGAAGGAGCAGCTCGTCCTCGCGCTGATCCTCGTGACCTTCCTCATCATCCTGAACCTTCGAGGGGTGAAGGAATCCGTCCTCGTCCTGGTTCCCATCTTTCTCCTCTTCCTGGTGACGCACGTCCTCCTCATCGCCTTCGGAATCGGCGGCCACGCCTCGGCGATGCCCGAGGTCGTTGCGGCGACGGCCCGGGAGACCCGCGAGACGTGGACCGCGCTCGGGGCTTTCGGAACGCTGGCCCTCCTCCTCCGAGCCTTCTCGATGGGCGGCGGGACCTACACGGGAATCGAGGCGATCTCGAACGGGCTCCAGATCCTGAAGGAGCCGCGCGTCCAGACGGGCCGCCGGACGATGCTCTACATGGCGGTCTCCCTCTCCCTCACGGCGGGAGGCCTGATCCTCTGCTACCTCCTCGCCGGAGTGCACCGCGTTCCGGGCCGGACGCTCAACGCGGTCCTGACGGAGAAGCTGGCGACCGAAGCGCTCGGGCCGGGCTCGCTCGCGGGCGGATTCCTCCTCCTGACGCTCGTTGCCGAGGGAGCGCTCCTCTTCGTCGGGGCCCAGGCCGGCTTCCTCGACGGGCCCCGGGTCCTGTCGAACATGGCGATCGACTCGTGGGTCCCGCACCGGTTCAGCCTGCTCTCGGACCGGCTCGTGACGCAGAACGGGATCCTCGTCATGGGGGGAGCCGCCATCGGGATCCTTCTCTACACGGGCGGGTCGATCGACGTGATCGTCGTCATGTACTCGATCAACGTCTTCCTCACCTTCAGCCTCTCGCAGCTCGGCATGTGCGTCCACTGGTGGAAGGTGAGGCGCGAGGACCCGGCGTGGAAGCGCCACCTCGCGATCAACGGCCTCGGCCTTTCGCTCACGGCCACTCTCCTGGCGGCCACCGTGCTCATGAAGTTCCGCGCGGGAGGCTGGGTGACGGTCCTGATCACGGGTTCCGTCGTGGGGCTCTGCGTCCTCGTGCGGCGGCACTACCGCTCGCTCCGGCTGCTGCTGAAGCGGACGGACGACGTCCTGACGACCCTCAAGCCGCCGAAGCCGCGCGACTCCGGCTCGTTCCCGAGGATCGAGCCGCCGAAACGCGGAACGCCGACGGCCGTCTTTCTCGTCTCCGGTTTCAACGGCCTCGGGATGCACTCCTTCCTGAACGTCCAGCGCTACTTCCCGGGCTACTTCAAGCACTGCATCTTCCTGTCGGTCGGCGTCGTCGACTCGGCCAGCTTCAAGGGGACGCGCGAGCTCGAGAACCTCCGGAAGGAGACCGAGCGGGACCTCGTCCGCTACGTCGACTTCGCGCGCGGGAACGGCCTGGCTGCGGAACACCACCTCTCCGTCGGCACGGACCTCCTCGACGAGCTCGTCGACCTCTGCCTGAAGGTCAAGGGCGACTGGGACCGGCCGATCTTCTTCATGTCGAAGCTCGTCTTCCCCCAGGAGAACGCCCTGAACCGCCTCCTCCACAACCAGACGCCGTTCGCCCTGCAGCGACGCCTCCAGATGGAGGGAATGCACTCGGTGATCATGCCCATCCAGTCGGAGGTCTGA